A segment of the Coffea eugenioides isolate CCC68of unplaced genomic scaffold, Ceug_1.0 ScVebR1_2210;HRSCAF=3199, whole genome shotgun sequence genome:
taagggcgggtgcgtactttatcgcactcgttctaatttcaaatgaatgaatgaatgaatgaaatgtattgaatgaatgaatgaatgaatgaaatgtattgaatgaatgaatgaatgcaatgtcatgtcatgaatgcttgtgtcgttggagtgaatctcctcgactaccaaatgaatgggggacgcccaaactcataggccgtccttagactcgagccggcaatgggcttggtcgggaacttgggcgagccatgagattataagctcgacctaataagaggtcttgcttggcatacttgtagagtatcgcccaataatagacttgtgggcccttgaggtgtacggtggacggaggaaagtaagtggtgatctacggaaatggaaataccgacccggttgacaggagggtcaatgcgggaaggtatacgaatgacaacggcagatcgagtggaacttagctcctgagagctactatatccttgaattgtttctgattacttttcttgtttgaataattgattgttaaaaagacatggttttatttattaaatttgggtttgttatttgactaagtgcttgcatgtgtgttcttggcctcacgagcgtttagctcaccctatagttttgttttccttaacaggaccgactcttggagaaatatggagaaaccatccgttgtaattttgttaagactcctgttatatattctgactaggccctggtttgggttgtacttttggaaattgaaaacttgaaaggtttgggccctgatgtgtactttgaatttaagtcgttttaTGATTACTCGATGTActggttatacattaagtgacttattaagcttgaacgcttccgcattattgtattcatgttgctcTCATCGAAGTGCTTAATTcggttttaaattgaatggaattgcttgagtcctggcgagagctgggcaggcgtccgcggataccctttggtccgccttagggagatgtggggcgtcacaaattCAACCATTGGTCTTGGCAATCTATTACCTCACTTCAGCCACCATAGAAGCTGTAATCGCCCTTTTACTATATTTACCACGGCCATGCGTGAATTTCAACGACTTGTACAATCTCCTGAGCCGAGCAGTACAGTACCTCctaaaaaatttgcaaaaactGGTCAATTTCACATTCCCTCAATAGTACAACTCTATCACACCAcatttttcacaaatttaacCCTGCCACCTCTAATGATCAATGTCATAAATTCCCTCATAAACCTATATAGAGCACACTTACGCTTATATACTGGTAAAAACAATATCAAACGGCATTTCTTACAAAAATTAAACCTACTTCCCGGAACTTCATCGTACCAAATTACTCGTAAACATATACCATAAGTGTACAAGCGTAGGTTATACCGGTAACGAGCGTAATCGCCAAACCGCAATCCATGCTGCATCTGAGCGGATTTCAAGAGCTGCAAAACTgtaaattcacaaaaaaaaaaaaactaaattatcaCCTCAAAATTAGCTGTCTAGAGCTTTATGGGAGAGTAAATTACCATTGATAGAGAACCTAGGGCTATTAATCTGATCAACGGATTCCGAATTCTGGTTGTCCACATCCATAGCGGAGGAGTTGTTCTCTTTGGCCACATCGTTAATGTGAAATCTCCGTCAGATCTTAAATTTGGCGTCGTCTTTATCGGAATTAGCCCGACAGCTTGAATGTAGGTGGCTTGAAAGATTCTGAAGATGTCCAAAATGCCCCTGGCTTGTGGCACACTGCCGGCGGCGGGGTTTTCTGGTTTAGTCGCTGAGTGAACGTAAATGAAGCCTGTTTGGTCTCGACATAAAAATCCTAGTCTCCTCTGCGCTGTCTACTGTTTAATGGATTATGACAAGTACTGGAGTCTAATGTGTAATTCAAATTGTTTATGGGTACGTGGACAACAGACTTAAAGCCTAGGGGTCATTGTTAAATTTATCATAGCTTACTAATTTCGTCCATCATTTATATGAATTTAGTATCCACAACTagtttcttcattttatttaggaaaaatcgtccaaaacgtcccttacattttgtaaaataacttttttcgtccctcacttttaaaattgtaattttatatcccttacatattcacatcggacaaatttagtccctaactaggttttcgatcattttttggccggaatccatcatgtgcaaggcacatgatcattttttaagggtaaatttgtcaaattatattttacataatctcaTCTATAGTactccacattttataaaataaattttttcgtccctcatattttataaaatgatttttttcatccctcacattacacaaaatgaatttctccatccctcacatttcaaaaaatgaatttttcatttctcactacttatgtgtgtgaatacatttttttaaacacacacacacacacatatatatatatatatatacatctatctatttgattttgcttaataataatagtataaacacatgtatgtaattgggcccaacttgtgggctatcttctctttttgtatgattataactaatatttaccaatagaaccttaatttgcatattcttattgtattttgaccgAAAATAGCTTTATTTGTATACAGGGCACAGCAGCAGTGCAAAATGATGAATTAATCAGCACACCTCTGCTTCCAAAGATGTCCTAGAATCTCCCTTAATGGCACACAAGTCTTGAAACAAAGTAGCCCATTTGACTGCTTTTCGCAGCCTACCAATCAGATAGCCACGCTGACGTGCATTTGGACCATCTGGCAGCGTTTTCTTTTCCATAGTATGGCTCCAAGCTCTTTCTGCTGTATAAAGAACCACATGAAGATACCTACAGTGTCCCCAACCACCACGCAGAATCAGGATAGATTAACGACCATTAAGAAATTATTAATGAGAGACAAAACAGCATATTTGTTCTTCAAATAGCAAAAGCGAAATTAAAACATTAACCAACTGTAATGTCAATCAAATTCAACCATTGGTCTTGGCAATCTATTACCTCACTTCAGTGACCATAGAAGCTGTAATCGCCCTTTTACTATATTTACCACGGCCATGCGTGAATTTCAACGACTTGTACAATCTCCTGAGCCGAGCAGTACAGTACCTCctaaaaaatttgcaaaaactGGTCAATTTCACATTCCCTCAATAGTACAACTCTATCACACCAcatttttcacaaatttaacCCTGCCACCTCTAATGATCAATGTCATAAATTCCCTCATAAACCTATATAGAGCACACTTACGCTTATATACTGGTAAAAACAATATCAAACGGCATTTCTTACAAAAATTAAACCTACTTCCCGGAACTTCATCGTACCAAATTACTCGTAAACATATACCATAAGTGTACAAGCGTAGGTTATACCGGTAACGAGCGTAATCGCCAAACCGCAATCCATGCTGCATCTGAGCGGATTTCAAGAGCTGCAAAACTgtaaattcacaaaaaaaaaaaaactaaattatcaCCTCAAAATTAGCTGTCTAGAGCTTTATGGGAGAGTAAATTACCATTGATAGAGAACCTAGGGCTATTAATCTGATCAACGGATTCCGAATTCTGG
Coding sequences within it:
- the LOC113756362 gene encoding signal recognition particle subunit SRP68-like, with the translated sequence MAKENNSSAMDVDNQNSESVDQINSPRFSINVLQLLKSAQMQHGLRFGDYARYRRYCTARLRRLYKSLKFTHGRGKYSKRAITASMVTEVRYLHVVLYTAERAWSHTMEKKTLPDGPNARQRGYLIGRLRKAVKWATLFQDLCAIKGDSRTSLEAEVC
- the LOC113756361 gene encoding signal recognition particle subunit SRP68-like, with the protein product MDVDNQNSESVDQINSPRFSINVLQLLKSAQMQHGLRFGDYARYRRYCTARLRRLYKSLKFTHGRGKYSKRAITASMVAEVRYLHVVLYTAERAWSHAMEKKTLPDGPNARQRGYLNGRLRKAVKWATLFQDLCAIKGDSRTSLEAEVC